A window of Natrinema salifodinae contains these coding sequences:
- a CDS encoding UvrD-helicase domain-containing protein, with product MTDEKTETDESGVSEPEPKGKQRDVLAATGDEYSVEAVAGSGKTTTMVWRLRDEIRERGTPPNRLLVLTFATEASHTIQRKLREELRPEEAFEIDVYNYHSFCYRLLQEYAYYGGLSPEFELITEERRSQLIESIYGEIDFSFVAPGSPAEGGAGTATMAELTTFIERMRRESVEPDEIREYLPSDETIRSLLALTDDLREAAHNQVNVDANGIMWDDDAIANGCESLARVYQFKAREFDGSDSIEGAIRMYLEALSETAESVADHIRSTNDLSWQEYRTPEAVFEDEQSMFDAVEQTPFGRLVAFAHMLRRARAYVSAYEAYTRELDERGALDYDELIHQAVDLLRDEAVRDDILSQWDVVFCDEFQDTDESQLALVEELRDELEIMVIGDSDQAIHEWRGQDPENMSKLPDSFEEIGLDLNFRSRQPILDVTNYLDREKQPIRADREPAPPNVFSVDSEGQETAEQVSTAISHLLTGRFDDLDAVDQGDIAVLVRRNDQARRVAKALDAASIPVSISGNATGELSQGLETVLSYLRLLVTPTDDVSWQRVLLLLYRVPEADVDTLRRHGASIPDGYEAVSDDDLENPAGVARALDDYETLREVSATHSVSELYLHLKRETRIEWFLTEDDRTALGNIDQLVSSFDDSPVQSRLTEDLVAYLERQAHLLTGTAEVATGRGAQSEDAVDVMTIHQAKGLDFDTVLLPFLTEDEFAHLTLDDYQENIYEYDVLVDGIEGEIDDPLRADLREDQIAEEWRVLHVALTRAKERLFLFGNDAAEEGATADWIDRHLPDSESEMPIEWSAEGPRMRIWPSLMDSYERIEAENGAAVRDYTDVVNRGVDEDAGNITYYGRDLSTEEAIETLLEAADGFVAGTLADEETGTADADRFADAPLGTESTVELARQHSHTALEALRDCERRHVLDHVVEAFPDPRTGVESDGGRQRDVGTLFHDVAELAYWRGYDTVGAWKDACEWLAASRGLEHVVEPATECIEAFFETPVPGWDAVGAEVPIDFDDVDEVSGSVTGYIDSVRDHPDGGLAILDYKTSREQKSLDESHQLQLYVRACQDRFEQPITHAGYVYVGDAGPATQLFDVADLEPMWDRVADDLRAADDSSFENYNPGPHCRYCEHRSLGCPVDDYAYDDEYQVGQADD from the coding sequence ATGACGGACGAGAAGACCGAGACCGACGAGTCGGGGGTATCGGAGCCGGAGCCGAAAGGCAAGCAGCGAGACGTCTTGGCGGCGACGGGAGACGAGTACTCGGTCGAGGCCGTCGCCGGCTCTGGGAAGACGACCACGATGGTCTGGCGGCTGCGCGACGAGATCCGCGAGCGCGGGACGCCCCCGAACCGACTGCTAGTCCTGACCTTCGCGACGGAGGCCTCGCATACGATCCAGCGGAAGCTTCGCGAGGAGCTGCGCCCCGAGGAGGCGTTCGAGATCGACGTCTACAACTACCACTCCTTTTGCTACCGGCTCCTCCAGGAGTACGCCTACTACGGCGGGCTCTCCCCCGAGTTCGAGCTGATCACCGAGGAGCGTCGGTCCCAGCTCATCGAGTCGATCTACGGCGAGATCGACTTCTCCTTCGTCGCGCCCGGCTCGCCGGCCGAGGGCGGCGCGGGAACGGCGACGATGGCGGAGCTGACCACCTTCATCGAGCGGATGCGCCGGGAGTCGGTCGAGCCCGACGAGATCCGGGAGTACCTCCCGAGCGACGAGACGATTCGCTCCCTGCTCGCGCTGACCGACGACCTCCGCGAGGCAGCGCACAATCAGGTCAACGTCGACGCCAACGGGATCATGTGGGACGACGACGCCATCGCGAACGGTTGCGAGAGCCTAGCGCGCGTCTACCAGTTCAAAGCGCGGGAGTTCGACGGTTCCGATTCGATCGAGGGCGCGATCCGGATGTATCTCGAGGCGCTGAGCGAGACAGCCGAGTCCGTCGCGGATCACATCCGCTCGACGAACGACCTCTCGTGGCAGGAGTACCGGACTCCCGAAGCTGTGTTCGAAGACGAACAAAGTATGTTCGACGCCGTCGAACAGACGCCGTTCGGTCGGCTCGTCGCCTTCGCCCACATGCTGCGGCGCGCGCGAGCGTACGTCTCCGCCTACGAGGCCTACACCCGCGAACTCGACGAGCGCGGGGCGCTCGACTACGACGAGCTGATCCACCAGGCGGTCGACCTCCTGCGGGACGAGGCGGTTCGGGACGACATCCTCTCGCAGTGGGACGTCGTCTTCTGCGACGAGTTCCAGGACACCGACGAGTCCCAGCTCGCGCTGGTCGAGGAGCTCCGGGACGAGCTGGAGATCATGGTCATCGGCGACAGCGACCAGGCGATCCACGAGTGGCGCGGCCAGGACCCGGAGAACATGTCGAAGCTGCCGGATAGCTTCGAGGAGATCGGGCTGGACCTCAACTTCCGCTCCCGGCAGCCGATCCTGGACGTGACGAACTACCTCGATCGGGAGAAGCAACCGATCCGGGCCGACAGGGAGCCGGCGCCGCCGAACGTCTTCTCGGTCGACAGCGAGGGCCAGGAAACGGCCGAACAGGTCAGCACCGCAATCTCGCACCTGTTGACCGGCCGGTTCGACGATCTCGACGCCGTCGATCAGGGGGATATCGCCGTCCTCGTCCGCCGAAACGACCAGGCGAGACGCGTCGCGAAGGCGCTCGACGCGGCGAGCATCCCGGTTTCCATCTCGGGGAACGCGACGGGGGAGCTCAGCCAGGGTCTCGAAACGGTCCTCTCGTACCTGCGGCTCCTGGTGACGCCGACGGACGACGTGAGCTGGCAGCGGGTCCTGCTGTTGCTGTACCGGGTTCCGGAGGCGGACGTCGATACCCTCCGCCGGCACGGGGCCTCGATTCCGGACGGCTACGAGGCGGTCTCGGATGACGACCTCGAGAACCCCGCGGGCGTCGCGCGGGCCCTCGACGATTACGAGACTCTCCGAGAGGTGTCGGCGACTCACTCCGTCTCCGAGCTGTACCTGCACCTCAAGCGGGAGACCAGAATCGAGTGGTTCCTCACCGAGGACGACCGGACGGCCCTGGGGAACATCGATCAGCTCGTTTCCTCGTTCGACGACAGCCCCGTCCAGTCGCGGCTCACTGAGGACCTGGTGGCGTACCTCGAGCGCCAGGCGCACCTGCTGACGGGGACCGCGGAGGTCGCCACCGGGCGGGGCGCCCAGTCCGAGGACGCCGTCGACGTCATGACGATCCACCAGGCGAAGGGACTGGACTTCGATACGGTCCTCCTGCCGTTCCTGACCGAAGACGAGTTCGCCCACCTCACGCTCGACGACTACCAGGAGAATATTTACGAGTACGACGTGCTCGTCGACGGGATCGAGGGCGAGATCGACGACCCGCTGCGCGCCGATCTCCGCGAGGATCAGATCGCCGAGGAGTGGCGGGTTCTCCACGTCGCGCTCACCCGGGCGAAAGAGCGCCTGTTCCTGTTCGGAAACGACGCGGCGGAGGAGGGCGCGACCGCCGACTGGATCGATCGTCACCTTCCCGATTCCGAGAGCGAGATGCCGATCGAGTGGTCCGCCGAGGGGCCGCGCATGCGGATCTGGCCGTCGCTGATGGACAGCTACGAGCGGATCGAGGCCGAGAACGGCGCGGCCGTCCGCGACTACACCGACGTCGTCAATCGCGGTGTCGACGAGGACGCGGGGAACATCACCTACTACGGCCGGGACCTCTCGACCGAGGAGGCGATCGAGACGCTGCTGGAAGCCGCCGACGGCTTCGTCGCGGGAACGCTCGCGGACGAGGAGACTGGCACCGCGGACGCCGACCGATTCGCGGACGCGCCCCTCGGGACGGAATCGACGGTGGAACTCGCGCGACAGCACAGCCACACCGCCCTCGAGGCGCTCCGGGACTGCGAGCGCCGGCACGTCCTCGATCACGTCGTGGAAGCGTTCCCGGATCCCCGGACGGGCGTCGAATCCGATGGCGGCCGCCAACGCGACGTGGGGACGTTGTTCCACGACGTCGCGGAGTTGGCCTACTGGCGCGGCTACGACACGGTTGGGGCGTGGAAAGACGCCTGCGAGTGGCTCGCCGCCAGCAGGGGCTTAGAGCACGTCGTCGAACCCGCGACGGAGTGCATCGAGGCGTTCTTCGAAACACCCGTTCCCGGGTGGGACGCCGTCGGCGCGGAGGTCCCGATCGACTTCGACGACGTCGATGAGGTTTCGGGGTCCGTGACCGGGTACATCGACTCGGTCCGCGACCACCCCGACGGCGGACTCGCAATCCTCGATTACAAGACGAGCCGGGAACAGAAATCGCTCGACGAGAGCCACCAGTTGCAGCTCTACGTTCGGGCCTGTCAGGACCGATTCGAGCAGCCGATCACCCACGCGGGCTACGTCTACGTCGGCGACGCCGGCCCGGCGACGCAGCTGTTCGACGTGGCCGACCTCGAGCCGATGTGGGACCGCGTCGCCGACGACCTCCGCGCGGCCGACGATTCCTCGTTCGAGAACTACAATCCCGGTCCGCACTGTCGTTACTGCGAGCACCGGTCGCTCGGCTGTCCGGTCGACGACTACGCGTACGACGACGAGTACCAGGTCGGCCAGGCGGACGACTGA
- a CDS encoding ICP22 family protein yields the protein MRRSLVIATALFVLAIVFVAGPSLWLSLSTSQIAADDSVQRQAQQGEQAPEVVTFEDSESGFWEYLSPTKGFQKRSPINVIVRGDVDDVERILTEAEEGEWSEINESEEEALPETYSLTGGNESDNETDNETPPDGSAFDESAAGEPNGTATNAANESADNESAANETEDEERRGPVPDLNWGEADGGTRYAYIDPGPDERGYWTTETRQLEQGDYYGQRYHIRLYESPNEDDQWVAMQTHTEHFDWFTLRHRVHGSQSAQTKVESDFMSHPRIDPQEDVQRMYLGNRNSSDADGWATLVDLTSAGALLVPAMIGIGGHRRRRRAASGETTGERLSKRTPSAIDDHLTDVDRRRLAAAYARLEAGHILLLFTILALYLGVRMGGLVLERQAGFLTPHQIAALLYPVIGVGIPVATYLISRGLTRRLDAAVVAGGSLVTAVWLDYVLLGVDSLPLDVVVQRMLVVVALGLIAGGAAKRATRDSKFNDMLLVGVAMWILVLAGTLLGYL from the coding sequence ATGCGTCGATCGCTCGTGATCGCGACCGCCTTGTTCGTCCTCGCGATCGTCTTCGTCGCCGGGCCTTCTCTGTGGCTCTCACTGTCGACCAGTCAGATCGCGGCCGACGACTCGGTCCAACGCCAGGCCCAACAAGGGGAGCAAGCCCCGGAGGTCGTCACGTTCGAGGACTCCGAAAGCGGGTTCTGGGAGTATCTCAGCCCAACCAAGGGCTTCCAGAAGCGGAGTCCGATTAACGTGATCGTCCGCGGTGACGTCGACGACGTCGAGCGGATCCTGACCGAAGCGGAGGAGGGCGAGTGGTCGGAGATCAACGAATCTGAGGAGGAAGCGCTGCCCGAGACATACTCGCTCACCGGCGGAAACGAGTCCGACAACGAGACGGACAACGAAACGCCGCCCGACGGGTCCGCCTTCGATGAGTCGGCCGCCGGCGAGCCGAACGGAACGGCGACCAACGCCGCGAACGAGTCCGCCGACAACGAGTCCGCCGCGAACGAAACCGAGGACGAAGAGCGGCGAGGTCCCGTCCCCGATCTCAACTGGGGCGAAGCCGACGGCGGTACCCGCTACGCCTACATCGATCCCGGCCCCGACGAGCGCGGCTACTGGACGACCGAGACGCGTCAGCTCGAACAGGGCGACTACTACGGCCAGCGATACCACATCCGACTCTACGAGAGCCCCAACGAGGACGACCAGTGGGTCGCGATGCAGACCCACACCGAACACTTCGATTGGTTCACCCTCCGTCACCGTGTCCACGGCTCGCAGTCAGCCCAGACGAAAGTCGAGTCCGACTTCATGAGCCATCCCCGTATCGATCCCCAGGAGGACGTCCAGCGGATGTACCTCGGCAACAGGAACTCCAGCGACGCCGACGGCTGGGCGACCCTCGTCGACCTCACGAGCGCGGGCGCCCTCCTCGTCCCCGCGATGATCGGAATCGGGGGACACCGCAGGCGCCGTCGCGCCGCCAGCGGCGAGACCACCGGCGAGCGGCTCTCGAAGCGGACGCCGTCCGCTATCGACGACCACCTGACCGACGTCGACCGCCGCCGGCTCGCCGCCGCCTACGCCCGCCTCGAGGCCGGTCACATCCTCCTCCTGTTCACCATCCTGGCGCTCTATCTCGGCGTGCGAATGGGCGGGCTCGTGCTCGAACGCCAGGCGGGATTCCTCACGCCCCACCAGATCGCGGCCCTGCTGTATCCGGTGATCGGCGTCGGTATCCCGGTCGCGACCTACCTGATTTCGCGCGGCCTCACGCGTCGCCTCGACGCCGCCGTCGTCGCCGGCGGGTCGCTCGTGACGGCGGTCTGGCTCGATTACGTCCTGCTCGGCGTGGATAGCCTCCCGCTGGACGTCGTCGTCCAGCGGATGCTCGTCGTCGTCGCGCTCGGGCTGATCGCCGGCGGCGCGGCCAAACGAGCCACTCGCGACTCGAAGTTCAACGACATGCTGCTGGTCGGGGTCGCGATGTGGATTCTGGTGTTGGCCGGGACGCTCCTCGGGTACCTGTAA
- a CDS encoding amphi-Trp domain-containing protein codes for MAQRTTADETLPREELAAYFQDLAAEFERGDEDVSIRVGNKNVSLNPPQNIDVSVEVVERSSMLRGNRETIEIELSWKP; via the coding sequence ATGGCGCAACGGACGACGGCCGACGAAACACTGCCACGAGAGGAACTCGCCGCGTACTTTCAGGACCTTGCCGCAGAGTTCGAGCGGGGCGACGAGGACGTCTCGATCCGCGTCGGGAACAAGAACGTGTCGCTCAATCCCCCCCAGAACATCGACGTCTCCGTCGAGGTCGTCGAACGATCCTCGATGCTCCGCGGGAACCGCGAGACGATCGAGATCGAACTGAGCTGGAAACCGTAA
- a CDS encoding NAD(+)/NADH kinase gives MDVDVGIVAQRDNERAQDLAETLVAALEERGADAVVDEAAGQAVAATAVPVAAMADRDFVVSIGGDGTLLFVAREVGPTPILGVNLGEVGFLNAVAPEDAERVVTEVAADLDETGRVEGRQLARLRATGVDDEWALEPALNEVVVHGPRRGHGGGATIEVRVDGQTYAESHADGVLVATPTGSTAYNLSEGGPLIHPGTDVLVVTQMAADDSMPPLVVEPETELTLTVSGAETAYAISDGRNRKALDPPATVAVSLAAEPVTLVGPQANFFGGLDKLE, from the coding sequence ATGGACGTCGACGTCGGAATCGTCGCCCAACGGGACAATGAGCGCGCACAGGACCTCGCCGAGACCCTCGTCGCGGCCCTCGAAGAGCGGGGAGCAGACGCCGTCGTCGACGAGGCGGCCGGCCAGGCGGTCGCTGCCACGGCCGTGCCGGTCGCCGCGATGGCGGACCGGGACTTCGTCGTGAGCATCGGCGGCGACGGGACGCTGCTGTTCGTCGCCCGCGAGGTCGGCCCGACGCCGATTTTGGGTGTCAACCTCGGGGAGGTCGGCTTTCTCAACGCCGTGGCACCCGAGGACGCCGAGCGGGTCGTCACCGAGGTCGCCGCCGACCTCGACGAGACGGGCCGCGTCGAGGGGCGACAGTTGGCGCGGCTCCGGGCGACCGGCGTCGACGACGAGTGGGCGCTCGAGCCCGCGCTCAACGAGGTCGTCGTCCACGGTCCGCGGCGGGGCCACGGCGGCGGCGCGACCATCGAGGTCCGCGTGGACGGCCAGACGTACGCCGAGAGCCACGCCGACGGCGTCCTCGTCGCTACGCCGACGGGTTCGACAGCTTACAACCTGAGTGAGGGCGGGCCGCTGATCCACCCGGGGACGGACGTGCTCGTCGTCACGCAGATGGCCGCGGACGACTCGATGCCGCCGCTGGTGGTCGAGCCCGAGACAGAACTGACCCTGACCGTTTCCGGAGCCGAGACCGCCTACGCGATCAGCGACGGCCGCAATCGAAAAGCGCTCGACCCGCCCGCGACCGTCGCCGTCTCGCTCGCGGCCGAACCAGTCACGCTCGTCGGTCCCCAAGCAAATTTCTTCGGCGGCCTGGACAAGCTCGAGTGA
- a CDS encoding DsbA family oxidoreductase encodes MADADTGPTPETGDRIEIYADYVCPFCFLGTRSLEQYREQRDEPLTVEWHPFDLRSGKRNPDGSIDRDADDGKDEQYYDQAKQNVRRLQEEYGVEMAQEMASDVDSIDAQAASWYVKQEYPEQWAAFDEAIYTALWKDGRDIGDVDVLADLAANVDLPVDEIRDAVADDGLRSELETRFAEAQGRGVTGVPTFLSDGHVARGAVPPEHLERLVEGDGAGRGR; translated from the coding sequence ATGGCCGACGCTGATACCGGACCGACGCCGGAGACCGGCGACCGAATCGAGATCTACGCCGACTACGTCTGTCCCTTCTGTTTCCTCGGGACGCGCTCGCTCGAACAGTACCGCGAGCAACGCGACGAGCCGCTAACGGTCGAGTGGCATCCGTTCGACCTGCGCAGCGGGAAGCGAAACCCCGACGGCTCGATCGATCGGGACGCCGACGACGGCAAGGACGAGCAGTACTACGACCAGGCCAAACAGAACGTTCGCCGCCTCCAGGAGGAGTACGGCGTCGAGATGGCCCAGGAGATGGCGAGCGACGTCGACTCTATCGACGCACAGGCCGCCTCGTGGTACGTCAAACAGGAGTACCCCGAGCAGTGGGCGGCGTTCGACGAGGCGATCTACACCGCGCTGTGGAAGGACGGTCGCGATATCGGCGACGTCGACGTCCTGGCCGATCTCGCCGCGAACGTCGACCTTCCGGTCGACGAGATCCGCGACGCGGTCGCCGACGACGGCCTCCGGTCCGAACTCGAAACCCGGTTCGCCGAGGCGCAAGGACGGGGGGTCACCGGCGTGCCGACCTTCCTCTCGGACGGCCACGTCGCCCGGGGCGCGGTGCCGCCGGAACACCTCGAACGACTCGTCGAGGGCGACGGCGCCGGACGCGGTCGGTAA
- a CDS encoding nucleotidyltransferase domain-containing protein translates to MVSVPVRIHEAVDDLLRAIEREHDVAVALAAARGSRAWRGASPDSDYDVGFVYAPTDLRRYAHLAGVEDVIVEDRGEFEFQGWDVRTFAGLLADSNEGAIDLLRSPIRYRTASDPDDLRDYVERTYNPIDLYHTWRGIASNNYRKYVSHHLVRSDDEIFPIIGVNGVEDGNGAETEYVVETDDGTMTVAADDERFVETQTKPTVKRNLTIYRAAMSARYLQETGERGAHDLPALDFEAFLCDQAPAVFDADRIDRARELLERKRRGEGAVAVGDVVGREFAYPPRDIDPAVHARKGPDPARLDEFIDELIAAVR, encoded by the coding sequence ATGGTTTCTGTCCCGGTCCGCATCCACGAGGCCGTCGACGACCTGTTACGGGCAATCGAACGCGAGCACGACGTCGCGGTCGCGCTCGCGGCCGCCCGCGGGAGCCGCGCCTGGCGCGGAGCGAGCCCCGACAGCGACTACGACGTCGGGTTCGTCTACGCGCCGACGGACCTGCGTCGGTACGCGCACCTCGCGGGCGTCGAGGACGTCATCGTCGAGGACCGCGGCGAGTTCGAGTTTCAGGGCTGGGACGTGCGGACGTTCGCGGGCCTGCTCGCCGACTCGAACGAGGGCGCGATCGACCTCTTGCGGAGCCCGATCCGGTACCGCACCGCCTCCGATCCCGACGACCTCCGGGACTACGTCGAACGGACCTACAATCCGATCGACCTCTATCACACGTGGCGCGGCATCGCGTCGAACAACTACCGGAAGTACGTCTCGCACCACCTAGTGCGGTCCGACGACGAGATTTTTCCGATCATCGGCGTGAACGGAGTCGAGGACGGAAACGGAGCCGAGACCGAGTACGTCGTCGAGACTGACGACGGCACGATGACGGTCGCGGCCGACGACGAACGCTTCGTGGAGACGCAGACGAAACCGACCGTGAAGCGCAATCTCACGATCTACCGCGCGGCCATGTCCGCGCGCTATCTGCAGGAAACCGGCGAGCGCGGCGCCCACGACCTGCCGGCGCTGGACTTCGAGGCCTTCCTGTGCGACCAGGCGCCCGCTGTCTTCGACGCCGATCGGATCGACCGTGCTCGCGAGTTGCTCGAGCGGAAGCGACGCGGCGAGGGGGCAGTAGCGGTCGGCGACGTCGTCGGCCGCGAGTTCGCCTACCCGCCGCGGGACATCGATCCCGCGGTGCACGCTCGCAAGGGCCCGGATCCGGCCCGTCTTGACGAGTTCATCGACGAGTTGATCGCGGCCGTCAGGTAG
- a CDS encoding glyoxalase/bleomycin resistance/dioxygenase family protein has translation MDMPDTRLFHLHYHVPDVEYAEQVLADNGLPLRARFGSVDGETVAVEPGEEPPEGFRLRLQDAQRGYANVTFTRGKHVQFDHLGIVTSAFDVIIERAKKADWTVQGVDGPRTFLIPPWGFRIEVHPEDGRIATTLGSWEESRFENVVLTVPSPSEVEDGLQSVLGHISGVSIRKGESQPHVPKATLGGQAFPGGLTIRASTLAADSASETPEEAK, from the coding sequence ATGGACATGCCTGACACACGGCTGTTCCACCTGCACTACCACGTTCCCGATGTCGAATACGCGGAACAGGTACTGGCGGATAATGGACTCCCGCTTCGCGCTAGATTTGGGTCAGTCGACGGCGAAACGGTCGCAGTCGAGCCAGGTGAGGAACCTCCGGAAGGGTTTCGGCTCCGACTGCAAGACGCGCAACGGGGATACGCGAATGTTACCTTCACTCGGGGCAAACACGTACAATTCGACCACCTCGGGATTGTGACGTCCGCGTTCGACGTGATTATCGAGCGGGCCAAGAAAGCGGACTGGACTGTTCAAGGGGTTGATGGCCCTCGGACGTTCCTCATTCCGCCGTGGGGGTTCCGTATCGAAGTTCATCCAGAGGATGGGCGAATCGCAACCACTCTCGGGTCATGGGAAGAAAGCCGATTTGAGAACGTCGTGTTGACCGTTCCATCCCCATCGGAAGTAGAGGACGGGCTACAGAGCGTTCTTGGTCATATTTCAGGAGTCAGCATTCGGAAGGGGGAGAGCCAACCGCACGTTCCGAAGGCGACATTGGGTGGACAGGCGTTTCCAGGCGGGTTGACTATCCGGGCATCCACTCTCGCGGCTGATTCGGCGTCCGAAACTCCTGAGGAGGCGAAGTGA
- the mptA gene encoding GTP cyclohydrolase MptA, with translation MSHQLPDVQATSPDVTVGLSQVGVTGVDKLVKIAREDKRPIVLTAEFEVFVDLPAWRKGADMSRNMEVIDEILEDATREEAYRVEEVCGDAAERLLEKHDYTSKAEVSMEAEFMRREQTPASDRETQHTVDIVASATATEDGTREKIGAKVTGMTVCPCSQGMSAARAKQTLEDLGVEEETITEFLEEVPQPGHSQRGHATLTVEANGDPDVDLNDVIDVARDSMSARIYNLAKRPDEDHMTYEAHADAKFVEDCVRSMAEGVVDEFDHLPDDAVITMSQSNDESIHQHNAHAERVVEMETLREEIEG, from the coding sequence ATGAGTCACCAGCTTCCCGACGTGCAGGCAACGTCGCCCGACGTCACCGTCGGACTGAGCCAGGTCGGCGTCACCGGCGTCGACAAGCTCGTCAAGATCGCCCGCGAGGACAAGCGCCCGATCGTGCTCACCGCCGAGTTCGAGGTCTTCGTCGACCTCCCCGCCTGGCGAAAGGGCGCGGACATGAGCCGCAACATGGAGGTCATCGACGAGATCTTAGAGGACGCGACCCGCGAGGAGGCCTACCGCGTCGAGGAGGTCTGTGGCGACGCCGCCGAGCGGCTCCTCGAGAAACACGACTACACCTCGAAGGCGGAGGTCTCGATGGAGGCGGAGTTCATGCGCCGCGAGCAGACGCCCGCGAGCGACCGCGAGACCCAACACACCGTCGATATCGTGGCTTCGGCGACCGCGACCGAGGACGGCACCCGCGAGAAGATCGGCGCGAAGGTCACGGGGATGACTGTCTGTCCGTGCTCGCAGGGGATGTCCGCCGCGCGCGCGAAGCAAACCCTCGAGGATCTGGGCGTCGAGGAGGAGACGATCACGGAGTTCTTAGAGGAAGTGCCCCAGCCGGGCCACTCCCAGCGGGGGCACGCGACGCTGACCGTCGAGGCCAACGGCGACCCCGACGTCGATCTGAACGACGTCATCGACGTCGCCCGCGACTCGATGAGCGCGCGGATCTACAACCTCGCGAAGCGCCCCGACGAGGATCACATGACCTACGAGGCCCACGCGGACGCGAAGTTCGTCGAGGACTGCGTGCGCTCGATGGCCGAGGGCGTCGTCGACGAGTTCGATCACCTCCCGGACGATGCGGTCATCACGATGAGCCAGTCCAACGACGAGTCGATCCACCAGCACAACGCCCACGCCGAGCGCGTCGTCGAGATGGAGACGCTGCGCGAGGAAATCGAGGGCTAG
- a CDS encoding TrmB family transcriptional regulator, whose protein sequence is MATLRDLGLSEYEARAYRSLLTTGPTTAKELSRASDVPMGRIYDVLNSIEQYNLVRSQTASRPKKYVAVEPSTALDRLLEDKKRELEEKAEQYESIVDDLANELDAAEPVEEQFWTAAVGPDETLDLLLERLAAADRDIVMVSSHPSPQWNIQTVSEEITAQLEDALDRGVSVDLLMTREMVGSISEEVGRRYRETLQQREDFDVRTHDDVTGSFNIIDGVEVCIQVPNPLSSGEAFGMIDLKDPEFAANVHEEFVPRWEEAEPLQF, encoded by the coding sequence ATGGCCACTCTTAGGGATCTCGGGCTCTCGGAGTACGAAGCTCGGGCCTACCGTTCGCTCCTCACTACGGGCCCCACAACGGCCAAGGAGTTGTCGCGAGCGAGCGACGTGCCGATGGGGCGGATCTACGACGTGCTGAACAGTATCGAACAGTACAACCTGGTCCGCAGCCAGACCGCGAGCCGCCCGAAGAAGTACGTCGCCGTCGAGCCCTCGACGGCGCTCGATCGACTCCTCGAGGACAAGAAGCGCGAACTCGAGGAGAAGGCCGAGCAGTACGAGTCGATCGTCGACGACCTGGCGAACGAACTCGACGCGGCCGAACCGGTCGAGGAGCAGTTCTGGACCGCCGCCGTCGGGCCCGACGAGACGCTCGATCTGCTGTTAGAGCGGCTCGCAGCAGCCGACCGCGATATTGTGATGGTGTCGTCGCATCCCTCGCCGCAGTGGAACATCCAGACCGTCAGCGAGGAGATCACCGCGCAACTCGAGGACGCCCTCGACCGGGGCGTGTCCGTCGACCTGCTAATGACCCGCGAGATGGTCGGGTCGATTTCCGAAGAAGTCGGGCGACGCTACCGGGAGACCCTCCAGCAGCGCGAGGACTTCGACGTGCGAACCCACGACGACGTCACGGGCTCGTTCAACATCATCGACGGCGTCGAGGTCTGCATTCAGGTTCCCAACCCCCTCTCTTCGGGCGAGGCGTTCGGGATGATCGACCTCAAGGATCCGGAGTTTGCCGCCAACGTTCACGAGGAGTTCGTCCCGCGGTGGGAGGAAGCGGAGCCGCTCCAGTTCTAA